In Stenotrophomonas sp. ESTM1D_MKCIP4_1, a single genomic region encodes these proteins:
- the tssI gene encoding type VI secretion system tip protein TssI/VgrG, producing MRSLMVQAAGVDAGSRLFRLDLPGQPAVVVDGWSGRDALSGGRHLQVDVLSMDAALPLADWLGQPACLHARQADGQDWSRHGVIAAADCLQADGGLVRYRITLRDWTWWLDQAVCSRVFQDQDVRAIIDAVLQAHAPHAHWRWSDDVDALLTASRPRSFCVQYRESDLAFVQRLLAEEGVGWCVEEVAAAAAGHGVLLFADSTLLPESAASQARGGIRFHRADATEEDDGVQQLGQQRRLQSTRVQLHSSDYRSVSSLAGQLPLEGAGESPREDYDAVGAYAFADVAELQHHARLMAEAREAQALQWQGRGSVRSADAGHAWELTGLPGDLPAELLLVEVTHAGVNNLPVDLRECVRALLGETAELDPLQDAAKQHGYVNAFSAVARDRRWRPILADGTGARRNARPLAPGYQTAIVVAGSSGAANDLHADALGRIRVRFHFQGDAGGADSAWLRVAQRYAGPGVGSQFLPRIGQEVLVGFLEGDIDRPVVLGALYNGRGEAGVAPTTAGAGAEADLSAYAQAADAHSSAQANLSGGQAPAWHAGGAGEGAHRHDGALWGIRSREWAGGEGSNHLLFDDSNQQLRAQLASSQQASQLTLGHLRHQADNYVGSVRGQGFELRSDAWGAVRGTAGAWFSAYAHAGAAPAGEAVQPSALLQQLVSLAKDYSVAADTHRTVRPAAETGVQSLQRSRLDGARSPLPVLLDSVRSAVPGASLPEAAGAARQRSSEAGEGVVPHTGDPVLGLSSPQGAVMVAGQGLHWGQGETLVLGSGQHSDAVVMGDARWHGRQAIGVLSAAVTGIDGQSPTLTVASGSGLLDLKAQQDRVDLQSRQALRAASAQAPVEVAAGRTVQVATSGGASITLSAGNIVVNAPGRIAVQAGRKSFLPGGSGRYPLPVFPQSVCKECLLLAAQRAAPLTPKGERG from the coding sequence ATGCGCAGTCTCATGGTGCAGGCGGCCGGTGTGGATGCCGGCAGTCGTCTGTTCCGCTTGGATCTACCGGGCCAGCCGGCCGTGGTGGTGGATGGCTGGTCGGGGCGCGATGCGTTGTCCGGCGGGCGGCATCTGCAGGTCGACGTGCTGTCGATGGATGCGGCGCTGCCGTTGGCCGATTGGCTGGGGCAGCCGGCCTGCCTGCACGCGCGCCAGGCCGACGGGCAGGACTGGTCCCGCCACGGAGTGATCGCTGCGGCTGACTGCCTGCAGGCCGATGGCGGTCTGGTGCGCTACCGCATCACCCTGCGTGACTGGACATGGTGGCTGGACCAGGCGGTGTGCAGCCGGGTGTTCCAGGACCAGGACGTGCGCGCGATCATCGACGCCGTGCTGCAGGCGCATGCGCCGCATGCGCACTGGCGCTGGAGCGATGACGTGGATGCGCTGCTGACGGCCTCGCGGCCACGCAGTTTCTGCGTGCAGTACCGGGAATCGGATCTGGCCTTCGTGCAGCGCCTGCTGGCCGAAGAGGGTGTGGGCTGGTGCGTGGAGGAGGTGGCCGCTGCAGCGGCCGGGCATGGCGTGCTGCTGTTTGCCGACTCGACGCTGCTGCCGGAATCGGCGGCCTCGCAGGCGCGCGGCGGCATCCGCTTCCATCGTGCTGATGCCACCGAAGAGGACGATGGCGTGCAGCAGCTGGGCCAGCAACGGCGGCTGCAGAGCACGCGCGTGCAGCTGCACAGCAGCGATTACCGCAGTGTCAGTTCGCTGGCCGGGCAGCTGCCGCTGGAAGGTGCCGGCGAGAGTCCGCGCGAAGATTACGATGCTGTGGGCGCCTATGCCTTCGCCGATGTTGCCGAACTGCAGCACCACGCGCGGTTGATGGCCGAGGCACGGGAGGCGCAGGCGCTGCAGTGGCAGGGCCGTGGCAGCGTGCGCAGCGCGGATGCCGGGCATGCCTGGGAACTGACCGGCCTGCCGGGCGATCTGCCGGCCGAGCTGCTGCTGGTCGAGGTGACCCACGCCGGGGTCAACAACCTGCCGGTGGACCTGCGCGAGTGCGTGCGGGCGCTGCTTGGTGAGACGGCAGAACTCGACCCCCTGCAGGACGCGGCGAAACAGCATGGCTACGTGAATGCGTTCAGCGCGGTGGCGCGCGACCGTCGCTGGCGGCCGATCCTGGCCGATGGCACCGGTGCGCGTCGCAATGCGCGGCCGCTGGCACCGGGCTATCAGACCGCGATCGTGGTGGCCGGCTCATCGGGGGCGGCGAATGATCTGCATGCCGATGCGCTGGGGCGTATCCGCGTGCGCTTCCATTTCCAGGGCGATGCGGGCGGTGCCGACAGCGCCTGGCTGCGCGTGGCGCAGCGCTACGCAGGCCCCGGCGTGGGCAGCCAGTTCCTGCCGCGGATCGGCCAGGAAGTGCTGGTGGGCTTCCTGGAGGGCGATATCGACCGCCCGGTGGTGCTGGGCGCGCTGTACAACGGGCGTGGCGAAGCGGGCGTGGCGCCGACCACGGCCGGGGCTGGCGCCGAAGCCGACCTGTCGGCGTACGCCCAGGCGGCTGATGCACACAGCAGTGCGCAGGCCAATCTCAGCGGTGGCCAGGCACCGGCCTGGCACGCAGGGGGAGCGGGTGAGGGCGCGCATCGGCACGATGGCGCGCTGTGGGGAATCCGCTCGCGCGAATGGGCCGGGGGCGAGGGCAGCAACCATCTGCTGTTTGATGACTCCAACCAGCAGTTGCGTGCGCAGCTGGCCAGCAGCCAGCAGGCGTCGCAGCTGACGCTGGGGCACCTGCGGCACCAGGCTGACAATTACGTGGGCAGCGTGCGCGGACAGGGTTTTGAACTGCGCAGCGACGCGTGGGGCGCGGTGCGTGGGACGGCCGGCGCGTGGTTCAGCGCCTACGCGCATGCCGGCGCGGCCCCTGCGGGCGAAGCCGTGCAGCCGTCCGCACTGCTGCAGCAGCTGGTGTCGCTGGCGAAAGACTACAGCGTCGCCGCCGATACCCACCGCACGGTGCGCCCTGCCGCCGAGACCGGTGTGCAGTCATTGCAACGCTCACGCCTGGATGGCGCGCGGTCGCCACTGCCGGTACTGCTGGACAGCGTGCGCAGTGCCGTACCCGGCGCGAGCCTGCCGGAGGCTGCCGGCGCCGCCCGGCAACGCAGCAGTGAGGCCGGTGAGGGGGTGGTGCCGCATACGGGCGACCCCGTGCTTGGCCTGTCGTCGCCGCAGGGCGCGGTGATGGTGGCCGGCCAGGGGCTGCACTGGGGGCAGGGGGAGACGCTGGTGCTGGGCAGCGGCCAGCACAGTGATGCGGTGGTGATGGGCGATGCGCGTTGGCATGGCCGACAGGCCATCGGCGTGCTGTCTGCTGCGGTCACGGGCATCGATGGCCAGTCACCCACGCTGACCGTGGCCAGTGGCTCAGGCCTGCTGGATCTGAAAGCGCAGCAGGACCGGGTGGACCTGCAGTCACGGCAGGCGCTGCGCGCGGCCAGTGCGCAGGCGCCGGTGGAAGTGGCTGCCGGGCGGACCGTGCAGGTGGCCACGTCCGGCGGTGCCAGCATCACGCTCAGCGCGGGCAACATCGTCGTGAACGCACCGGGCCGCATCGCGGTGCAGGCGGGGCGCAAGTCGTTCCTGCCCGGCGGCAGTGGGCGCTACCCCTTGCCGGTGTTTCCGCAGTCGGTGTGCAAGGAGTGCCTGCTGCTGGCAGCGCAACGCGCAGCGCCGTTGACGCCCAAGGGGGAGCGCGGATGA
- a CDS encoding SH3 domain-containing protein: MTDAAPAPIIGLNIRSEASSRSNRLGLLPRGARITVKNRKDKWAQIDRILEGEIVPVRPGEAVDPAAKQGWIFMPELDPGPKQPVQRDKVVIPETPIAIGAGALLGHVGEYQQYVDAQPLPKRGTRPLMHLEVFAGNDLPVFLAKSRKYASLLPPGTGSLFVIEKGARLKKPAMPDGTIESDTVLTQLKDSGLGTWTLVQRSELKIFERKALGAYSSSSKSYANAKDAHFTGVFVGADDSQRTQSEKEAKKHNYTRREMRVPVGEPFWILRKDLQACPVDGMKWWKKHPLRTDGPDGEAVGLVRVMSRAELERLPAPKRALDSDGKAWWEVAACGEKPGTFVLGWACESGHAKVGWQSPWAWPGFETVEEGSIQPVDMMAATLVKMGVLKAHEVTDHRMRADKVERSALVQKLHALLDTDGNGHISKAELQAASKQPLLAQALSRMIVRYESEWGGEDAKWDELDPLMLDGAVEWSAEKLRIQNLRWWKDVAPKVKGFPGAPEVFHLHPIGLLNNFYSAMATANANATPSKDGTYNGEREKSGAQWHKRFMQSNKVADLKEPFKSNITRFLAALNAAGVTVNINTTLRPPQRSYLMYYAREIVNGMDPAKVPAFAPQNGDAPVNIDWQHLDASGKPDLKAAKQGAKAMDAAYGAAGAIGKPYRSNHNGGEAIDMRLSPAWGIGKTVKKADGTSVTIGSKRDIIDVGATYSVLHWNYDGRTKKIDDPHWSKTGN; this comes from the coding sequence ATGACTGACGCAGCGCCGGCGCCGATCATCGGCCTGAACATCCGCAGCGAAGCCAGCAGCCGCTCGAACCGCTTGGGGCTGCTGCCACGCGGCGCACGGATAACCGTGAAGAACCGCAAGGACAAATGGGCGCAGATCGATCGGATCCTGGAAGGAGAGATCGTTCCTGTTCGGCCCGGCGAGGCCGTTGACCCGGCAGCGAAGCAGGGCTGGATTTTCATGCCCGAACTCGACCCGGGTCCGAAGCAGCCGGTCCAGCGTGACAAGGTCGTCATTCCCGAAACGCCCATCGCCATTGGTGCGGGCGCTTTGCTGGGGCATGTCGGTGAGTACCAGCAGTACGTGGACGCCCAGCCGTTGCCCAAGCGCGGCACGCGCCCGTTGATGCACCTTGAAGTCTTTGCGGGCAATGACCTGCCCGTGTTCCTGGCAAAGTCGCGCAAGTACGCGTCGCTCCTGCCGCCGGGAACGGGCAGCCTGTTCGTGATCGAGAAGGGCGCGCGGCTGAAGAAGCCGGCCATGCCGGACGGCACGATTGAGTCGGATACTGTGCTTACCCAGCTCAAGGATTCCGGCCTGGGCACGTGGACGCTGGTCCAGCGATCGGAGCTGAAGATATTCGAGCGCAAGGCGTTGGGTGCCTACTCGTCCAGCAGCAAGAGTTACGCGAACGCGAAGGACGCGCATTTCACCGGCGTGTTCGTCGGCGCGGACGATAGCCAGCGCACGCAGTCGGAAAAGGAAGCGAAGAAGCACAACTACACGCGGCGCGAGATGCGGGTGCCGGTGGGTGAGCCATTCTGGATCCTCCGCAAGGATCTGCAGGCGTGCCCGGTCGATGGCATGAAGTGGTGGAAGAAGCATCCCCTGCGCACGGACGGCCCCGATGGTGAGGCCGTGGGACTGGTCCGGGTCATGTCCCGCGCCGAGCTGGAGCGCCTGCCTGCCCCGAAGCGGGCGCTGGACAGCGACGGCAAGGCCTGGTGGGAAGTGGCGGCGTGCGGCGAAAAGCCGGGGACGTTCGTCCTGGGCTGGGCCTGCGAGTCTGGCCACGCCAAGGTGGGCTGGCAGTCGCCCTGGGCATGGCCGGGCTTCGAGACGGTGGAAGAGGGCAGTATCCAGCCGGTCGACATGATGGCGGCGACGCTGGTGAAGATGGGCGTGCTGAAGGCCCATGAGGTGACCGACCACCGCATGCGGGCCGACAAGGTCGAGCGCAGCGCGCTGGTCCAGAAACTGCACGCACTGCTGGACACCGATGGCAATGGGCATATCAGCAAGGCCGAACTGCAGGCCGCCAGCAAGCAGCCCCTGCTGGCCCAGGCGCTGAGCCGGATGATCGTCCGTTACGAGAGTGAATGGGGTGGCGAGGATGCCAAGTGGGACGAGCTCGACCCGCTGATGCTCGACGGCGCAGTGGAGTGGAGCGCGGAGAAACTGCGCATCCAGAACCTGCGGTGGTGGAAGGATGTTGCGCCCAAGGTCAAAGGCTTCCCCGGCGCGCCGGAGGTATTCCACCTGCACCCGATCGGGCTGCTGAACAACTTCTATTCGGCGATGGCCACGGCCAACGCCAATGCGACCCCCAGCAAGGACGGCACTTACAACGGCGAACGTGAGAAGAGCGGTGCGCAGTGGCACAAGCGCTTCATGCAGAGCAACAAGGTTGCCGATCTCAAGGAACCCTTCAAGTCGAACATCACCCGCTTCCTTGCGGCGCTGAATGCAGCCGGCGTGACCGTCAACATCAACACCACCCTGCGCCCGCCACAGCGCTCGTATCTGATGTACTACGCGCGCGAAATCGTCAACGGCATGGATCCGGCCAAGGTGCCGGCGTTCGCGCCGCAGAACGGGGATGCGCCGGTGAACATCGACTGGCAACACCTCGACGCCAGTGGCAAACCCGATCTGAAGGCTGCAAAGCAGGGTGCCAAGGCCATGGATGCGGCCTACGGCGCTGCCGGGGCGATCGGCAAGCCCTACCGGTCCAATCACAACGGGGGCGAAGCGATCGACATGCGGCTCAGTCCGGCCTGGGGCATAGGCAAGACCGTCAAGAAGGCCGACGGCACCAGCGTGACGATTGGCAGCAAGCGCGACATCATCGACGTGGGTGCCACTTACAGCGTTCTGCACTGGAACTATGACGGCAGAACGAAGAAGATCGATGATCCCCATTGGTCCAAGACAGGCAATTGA
- a CDS encoding type VI secretion system Vgr family protein — protein MDQLNYVMTQVAGLGDAQRLYRLENEALAACTVERWRGRDAMGEHAWTEVTLLGTDAGIDLAALPGTRATLVTRCADGGEWRRSGLVADAANLGSDGGLARFQLRLVSWTWWLQYARHSRVFQEQSIRAIVDAVLQGHTDVARWRWAEGVDAFLGERVRSYCVQYRESDLDFLQRLLAEEGLGWRLYADEDAPCGNGMEIFADSVALPEDAASSGVGVRFHRSDATESSDSVQAIGLHRRLGSTAVNLQSDDYRQVRALAGQAPMDGGGSQSPREDFDAVGAYAFSDAASASRQARLQAQAREAHSRSWQARGTVRGLHSGCWLRLQQAPAATPPELLLVAVDHAGINNLPTDLRRSLDDALGVAPADAQDAALWAQAEAVGYGNTFQAVERATPWRPQLIDGTGARLNPRPTVPGYQTAVVVAGQGGGSRDLHADRHGRVRVRFHFQQAQGDGVQDSAWLRVAQRYAGPGVGSQFLPRIGQEVLVGFLDGDIDRPLVLGALYNGRGEAGVAPTPAGANGEGDLSAYGQAGDTRSSAQANLSSGQAPAWHAAGAGDQAHRHGGALWGIRSREWDGGEGGNHLLFDDSNQQLRAQLASSQQVSQLTMGHLRYQADNYVGSLRGTGFELRSDAWGAVRGTAGAWFSAYGRGGATPAGEAVQPSALLSQLQTLGESFTQAARTHVTSPLAMQEGAGGAMRSRIEQTQAPLAAMSAAARTVVAGTQYAEGVAQAPQRAAEPGEGRIPHSGDPLLGLAAPDGVAHVAGQSIQWSSGEALLLASGMHSDTTVMGQARLHASQSLGLLAAVTKDGAAAAAALTVAAGTREFEVQAQADAIRIQSRAGLRGASAQAHIELAAGKTLHVATSGGASITVADGNIVFNAPGSITVHAQRKSFLGPSSTKSELPSWVLGDMKQKRIIGFSG, from the coding sequence ATGGATCAGCTGAATTACGTGATGACGCAGGTCGCCGGGTTGGGTGATGCGCAGCGCCTGTATCGACTGGAGAACGAGGCGTTGGCCGCCTGCACGGTCGAGCGCTGGCGTGGCCGTGACGCGATGGGCGAGCACGCCTGGACCGAAGTGACCCTGCTGGGCACGGATGCAGGCATCGACCTGGCGGCCCTGCCAGGCACCCGCGCAACCCTGGTGACCCGCTGCGCCGATGGCGGTGAATGGCGCCGCAGCGGTCTGGTTGCCGACGCGGCGAACCTGGGCAGTGACGGTGGTCTGGCGCGATTCCAGCTGCGGCTGGTGTCGTGGACGTGGTGGCTGCAGTACGCGCGGCACAGCCGCGTGTTCCAGGAACAGAGCATCCGCGCCATCGTGGATGCGGTCCTGCAGGGCCACACCGACGTGGCCCGCTGGCGCTGGGCCGAAGGCGTGGATGCCTTCCTCGGCGAGCGCGTGCGCAGCTACTGCGTGCAGTACCGCGAGAGCGACCTGGATTTCCTGCAGCGTCTTCTGGCCGAAGAGGGTCTCGGCTGGCGCCTGTACGCGGACGAGGACGCGCCGTGCGGAAACGGCATGGAGATCTTCGCCGACAGCGTCGCCCTGCCCGAAGATGCCGCCAGTTCGGGAGTCGGTGTGCGCTTCCACCGCAGCGATGCAACCGAGTCCAGCGACAGCGTGCAGGCCATCGGCCTGCATCGGCGCCTCGGCAGTACCGCCGTCAACCTGCAGAGTGACGACTACCGCCAAGTGCGTGCGCTGGCCGGGCAGGCACCGATGGACGGTGGCGGCAGCCAGTCGCCGCGTGAGGATTTCGACGCGGTCGGCGCCTACGCGTTCAGTGACGCGGCGTCGGCCTCGCGGCAGGCCCGCCTGCAGGCCCAGGCCCGTGAAGCCCACAGCCGCAGCTGGCAGGCTCGTGGCACGGTGCGTGGACTGCACTCCGGCTGCTGGCTGCGCCTGCAGCAGGCACCCGCCGCAACCCCGCCGGAACTGCTGCTGGTGGCGGTGGACCACGCGGGCATCAACAACCTGCCGACCGATCTGCGACGCAGCCTGGACGACGCGTTGGGTGTTGCACCGGCTGACGCACAGGATGCGGCGCTGTGGGCACAGGCCGAAGCGGTGGGCTACGGCAACACGTTCCAGGCCGTCGAGCGCGCCACGCCGTGGCGCCCGCAGTTGATCGACGGCACCGGGGCACGCCTGAATCCACGGCCCACCGTGCCGGGTTACCAGACCGCAGTGGTGGTGGCCGGGCAGGGCGGGGGCAGCCGTGATCTGCATGCGGACCGCCATGGCCGCGTGCGTGTGCGTTTTCACTTCCAGCAGGCCCAGGGCGACGGCGTTCAGGACAGCGCGTGGTTGCGCGTCGCGCAGCGCTATGCGGGCCCGGGCGTGGGCAGCCAGTTCCTGCCCCGTATCGGCCAGGAAGTCCTGGTGGGTTTCCTGGATGGCGACATTGATCGGCCGCTGGTGCTCGGCGCCCTGTACAACGGCCGCGGCGAGGCAGGCGTGGCGCCGACGCCTGCAGGCGCCAACGGTGAAGGTGATCTGTCCGCCTATGGGCAGGCGGGCGACACGCGCAGCAGTGCGCAGGCCAACCTCAGCAGTGGCCAGGCGCCGGCGTGGCACGCGGCGGGTGCCGGTGACCAGGCGCACCGCCACGGCGGCGCCCTGTGGGGCATCCGTTCGCGCGAGTGGGATGGCGGCGAGGGCGGCAATCATCTGCTGTTCGATGATTCCAACCAGCAGCTGCGCGCCCAGCTGGCCAGCAGCCAGCAGGTGTCGCAGTTGACGATGGGCCATCTGCGTTACCAGGCCGACAACTATGTAGGCAGCCTGCGCGGCACCGGTTTCGAGCTGCGCAGCGATGCGTGGGGGGCGGTACGCGGTACGGCGGGTGCGTGGTTCAGCGCCTATGGCCGTGGTGGCGCCACGCCTGCCGGCGAGGCGGTGCAGCCGTCCGCGCTGCTCTCGCAGCTGCAGACGCTGGGCGAGAGCTTCACCCAGGCCGCGCGCACGCATGTCACCAGTCCGCTGGCGATGCAGGAGGGGGCGGGCGGCGCGATGCGTTCACGGATCGAGCAGACCCAGGCACCGCTGGCGGCGATGTCGGCGGCTGCGCGAACCGTCGTTGCAGGAACGCAGTACGCCGAGGGCGTGGCACAGGCACCGCAGCGCGCTGCCGAACCCGGCGAAGGCCGCATTCCCCACAGTGGTGACCCCCTGCTCGGGCTGGCGGCGCCTGACGGCGTGGCACACGTGGCGGGGCAGAGCATCCAATGGAGCAGTGGCGAAGCGCTGCTGCTGGCGAGTGGTATGCATTCGGACACAACGGTCATGGGGCAGGCCCGCTTGCATGCGAGCCAGTCGCTGGGCCTTCTGGCTGCCGTCACCAAGGACGGTGCCGCTGCCGCTGCTGCCCTGACTGTTGCCGCGGGCACCCGCGAGTTCGAGGTACAGGCCCAGGCTGACGCCATTCGCATACAGTCGCGAGCGGGCCTGCGTGGCGCGAGCGCCCAGGCGCATATCGAGCTGGCCGCAGGCAAGACGCTGCATGTTGCCACCTCCGGTGGCGCAAGCATCACGGTCGCCGATGGCAACATCGTGTTCAACGCACCGGGCTCGATCACCGTGCACGCGCAACGCAAATCCTTCCTCGGCCCCAGCAGCACGAAAAGCGAGCTGCCGTCCTGGGTGCTGGGTGACATGAAACAGAAGCGGATCATCGGTTTCTCGGGATGA
- the tssA gene encoding type VI secretion system protein TssA has product MLDQEALLAPISDNAPTGEDLSFSAEFDRIIENRRADDPTLDQGAWQTDIKYADWSSVLRDASDLLQTRTKDLRLAGWLSESATQLEGFQGLAIGYRVTAGLCDRFWDEVHPQAPDGDFEERIGNLSWLLTNSLQWLRAVPIIAAPQGRFSLADFEHAHARANSGEEDDGRPSLDMLNAARRDTQHGFYRQLADDLPDCSQALAELQAAVDNRLGLDGPSFSAVREQLEHLQRTVLRFAREAGVLLDGETVPADDGFSEPAFAGEASGFDAAPVAPARGPAGAPTSRKEALQQLRQVAEFFRRTEPHSPVAYLAEKAARWGEMPLHVWLKRVIKDHSTLEQMEEMLDVNPED; this is encoded by the coding sequence ATGCTGGATCAGGAAGCCCTGCTGGCCCCGATTTCTGACAACGCCCCGACTGGTGAAGATCTGTCGTTCTCGGCCGAGTTTGATCGGATCATCGAAAACCGTCGCGCCGACGACCCGACCCTGGATCAAGGGGCGTGGCAGACCGACATCAAGTACGCCGATTGGAGCAGTGTGCTGCGCGATGCCAGCGACCTGCTGCAGACGCGCACCAAGGACCTGCGCCTGGCCGGCTGGCTGAGCGAGTCGGCCACGCAGCTGGAAGGTTTCCAGGGCCTGGCCATTGGTTACCGGGTGACTGCCGGGCTGTGTGACCGGTTCTGGGACGAGGTGCACCCGCAGGCGCCGGACGGCGATTTCGAGGAGCGCATCGGCAACCTGAGCTGGCTGCTGACCAATTCCCTGCAGTGGCTGCGCGCGGTCCCGATCATTGCCGCACCGCAGGGTCGCTTCAGCCTGGCCGATTTCGAGCACGCCCACGCCCGCGCCAACAGTGGCGAAGAGGATGATGGCCGCCCGAGCCTGGACATGCTCAATGCAGCACGTCGCGATACCCAGCACGGGTTCTACCGGCAGCTGGCCGACGATCTCCCCGATTGCAGCCAGGCCCTGGCCGAACTGCAGGCGGCCGTCGACAACCGGCTTGGGCTGGATGGCCCCAGCTTCAGCGCCGTCCGCGAACAGCTGGAGCACCTGCAGCGCACCGTACTGCGTTTCGCGCGCGAAGCCGGCGTGCTGCTCGATGGCGAGACCGTGCCGGCCGACGATGGATTCAGCGAACCCGCCTTTGCCGGTGAGGCCAGCGGATTCGATGCCGCGCCCGTTGCACCCGCGCGTGGCCCGGCCGGTGCCCCCACGTCACGCAAGGAGGCGCTGCAGCAGCTGCGGCAGGTGGCCGAGTTCTTCCGACGCACCGAACCACACAGCCCGGTGGCCTACCTGGCCGAGAAGGCGGCCCGCTGGGGCGAAATGCCGCTGCACGTCTGGCTCAAGCGCGTCATCAAGGACCACAGCACGCTGGAACAGATGGAAGAGATGCTGGACGTGAACCCGGAAGACTGA
- a CDS encoding OmpA family protein — translation MRVCNPFHFMLPLLLAAAPLAAQNAAAGAPAATERPVVIEGVVPDQATKAKLLNNLRAVYGAERVVDRIQVETIATPPNWGDYVSGMINPGLKRVSPGKLEVNGQSVRITGEVGNEALRQQVASDLSLASNTSYTVTNALKVGSQQNVLDQTLANRIIEFQSGSARLTPFGMGILDEMVAKMAQMPDSRFLIIGHTDNVGQRESNLALSHGRALAVKNYMMAKGIPGSHMDVLGKGPDEPVADNTSNDGRARNRRIEFKIQ, via the coding sequence ATGCGCGTGTGCAACCCTTTTCACTTCATGCTGCCGCTGCTGCTGGCAGCGGCACCGTTGGCCGCGCAGAACGCCGCAGCGGGCGCGCCCGCTGCAACCGAGCGGCCGGTGGTGATCGAAGGCGTGGTGCCTGACCAGGCAACCAAAGCCAAGCTGTTGAACAACCTGCGTGCCGTGTACGGTGCCGAGCGGGTGGTGGACCGGATCCAGGTGGAAACCATCGCCACGCCGCCGAACTGGGGCGACTATGTCTCGGGCATGATCAATCCCGGCCTGAAGCGCGTCTCGCCCGGCAAGCTGGAAGTGAATGGCCAATCGGTGCGCATCACCGGTGAGGTGGGCAATGAAGCACTGCGCCAGCAGGTTGCCAGCGACCTCAGCCTGGCCAGCAACACCAGCTACACGGTGACCAACGCGCTGAAGGTGGGCTCCCAGCAGAACGTGCTGGACCAGACGCTGGCCAACCGCATCATCGAGTTCCAGAGTGGCAGCGCCCGCCTGACGCCGTTCGGCATGGGCATCCTGGACGAAATGGTGGCCAAGATGGCGCAGATGCCGGACAGCCGGTTCCTCATCATCGGCCACACCGATAATGTGGGCCAGCGCGAATCGAACCTGGCGCTGAGCCACGGGCGCGCGCTCGCGGTGAAGAACTACATGATGGCCAAGGGCATTCCGGGCAGCCACATGGATGTGCTCGGCAAGGGGCCGGATGAGCCGGTGGCCGACAACACCAGCAATGACGGCCGCGCGCGCAACCGCCGCATCGAGTTCAAGATCCAGTAA
- the tagF gene encoding type VI secretion system-associated protein TagF: MSRVVSAGVSYFGKVPSRGDFVRAAENHQLLGWLDRWAGESLELLSQSPDWKQRYDEAPEIHYAFLGSRSKMVLCGHFLASRDASERRFPLLSALRLDAPEPLPFIGRSPLAMSNAWSGLARLARQAYQDSDAAQALAQLADARFSISTDPGDYNGSFQDFLESTTVADLEQRLRDSGHGEVSLRQVLPALGLLLQPVLSGGDVNIDKALVFPLVRDPAYRPLVAAFWLDLLSSFVARGDFELAVLIRNDAAPSMIVGFNGADRQVLRAVLDPAEAGDFLIRIQHSEWVDDYMRGDYNLNRFGSFLDRDDLALATARKLFGETFLGT, from the coding sequence ATGAGCCGGGTGGTGAGCGCAGGCGTTTCCTATTTCGGCAAGGTGCCGTCGCGCGGCGATTTCGTCCGCGCTGCGGAGAACCATCAGCTGCTTGGCTGGCTGGACCGCTGGGCAGGCGAAAGCCTGGAGCTGTTGAGCCAGAGCCCGGACTGGAAGCAGCGGTACGACGAGGCGCCCGAGATTCACTATGCGTTCCTGGGGTCGCGCAGCAAGATGGTGCTGTGCGGCCACTTCCTGGCCAGTCGTGACGCGTCCGAGCGGCGCTTCCCGCTGCTGTCCGCGCTGCGCCTGGATGCGCCGGAGCCCTTGCCGTTCATCGGGCGCAGCCCGCTGGCGATGTCCAACGCGTGGTCCGGGCTGGCCCGCCTGGCACGCCAGGCCTATCAGGACAGTGATGCCGCGCAGGCGCTGGCGCAGTTGGCCGATGCGCGTTTCAGCATCAGCACTGATCCGGGGGACTACAACGGCAGCTTCCAGGATTTCCTCGAAAGCACCACCGTTGCGGATCTGGAACAGCGGCTGCGCGATTCCGGGCATGGTGAGGTGTCGCTGCGGCAGGTGCTGCCCGCCCTTGGGTTGTTGCTGCAGCCGGTGTTGAGCGGTGGCGATGTCAACATCGACAAGGCGCTGGTCTTCCCGCTGGTGCGCGATCCGGCGTACCGCCCGCTGGTGGCGGCGTTCTGGCTGGACCTGCTGTCCAGCTTCGTCGCCCGTGGCGACTTTGAACTGGCCGTGCTGATCCGCAACGACGCGGCGCCCAGCATGATCGTTGGCTTCAATGGCGCCGACCGGCAGGTGCTGCGCGCGGTGCTCGACCCGGCAGAAGCCGGCGATTTCCTCATCCGCATCCAGCATTCGGAATGGGTCGACGACTACATGCGTGGCGACTACAACCTCAATCGCTTTGGCAGCTTCCTTGACCGTGACGACCTGGCCCTGGCCACCGCACGCAAGCTGTTTGGCGAGACTTTCCTGGGAACCTGA